A part of Oscillatoria sp. FACHB-1406 genomic DNA contains:
- the ndhI gene encoding NAD(P)H-quinone oxidoreductase subunit I, with translation MFKFLKQVGDYAKEATQAAKYIGQGFAVTFDHMQRRPVTVQYPYEKLIPSERYRGRIHFEFDKCISCEVCVRVCPINLPVVDWQYDRATKKKTLKHYSIDFGVCIFCGNCVEYCPTNCLSMTEEYELAAYDRHELNYDNVALGRLPYKVTQDPMVTPLREFAYLPQGVIDPHDLPPGSQRPGKRPEDIAAQLKPASEE, from the coding sequence ATGTTTAAATTTCTCAAACAAGTCGGCGATTACGCCAAAGAAGCCACCCAAGCGGCAAAATACATCGGTCAAGGATTTGCCGTAACCTTCGACCATATGCAGCGCCGCCCCGTCACCGTTCAATATCCTTACGAAAAACTGATCCCCTCAGAACGCTACCGGGGCAGAATCCACTTTGAATTCGATAAGTGCATTTCCTGCGAAGTTTGCGTGCGCGTCTGTCCGATTAACCTGCCCGTCGTCGATTGGCAATACGATCGCGCCACTAAAAAGAAAACCTTAAAGCACTATAGCATCGACTTCGGCGTTTGCATCTTCTGCGGCAACTGCGTCGAATATTGCCCCACCAACTGCCTGTCGATGACAGAAGAATACGAACTCGCCGCCTACGACCGTCACGAACTCAACTACGATAACGTCGCCCTCGGACGCTTACCGTATAAAGTGACTCAAGACCCGATGGTAACGCCCCTGCGCGAATTCGCTTACCTGCCCCAAGGAGTCATCGACCCCCACGATTTACCCCCCGGCAGCCAACGCCCCGGCAAGCGCCCCGAAGACATTGCCGCGCAACTCAAACCGGCTTCTGAAGAATAA
- the nuoH gene encoding NADH-quinone oxidoreductase subunit NuoH: MTPGIDLQGSFIKALMDFGLPPGVAKAIWVPLPMLIFILGATVGVLVAVWLERKISAAAQQRIGPEYAGPLGVLQPLADGLKLVFKEDIIPAKSDALLFTLGPAIVVIPVFLSYIVVPFGQNLAITDLNTGIFLWIALSSVVPIGLLMSGYASNNKYSLLGGLRAAAQSISYEIPLALSVLAIAMMSNSLSTIDIVQQQSGYGILGWNIWRQPIGFLIFWIAALAECERLPFDLPEAEEELVAGYQTEYAGMKFGLFYVGSYVNLTLSALIFAVLYLGGWEFIVPLDKIAGWVGISETNPFLQIATATLGISMTLLKAYFLIFIAILLRWTVPRVRIDQLLNLGWKFLLPVSLVNLLLTAALKLTLPFAFGG, translated from the coding sequence ATGACTCCAGGAATTGACTTACAAGGAAGTTTTATTAAAGCACTGATGGATTTTGGACTCCCCCCCGGAGTTGCCAAAGCCATTTGGGTTCCCCTACCCATGCTGATTTTTATTCTGGGCGCAACTGTCGGGGTATTAGTTGCCGTTTGGTTGGAGCGTAAAATTTCTGCTGCGGCCCAACAGCGCATCGGGCCGGAATATGCGGGGCCTTTGGGCGTGTTGCAACCCCTCGCCGATGGCTTAAAACTGGTTTTTAAAGAAGATATCATTCCCGCTAAATCCGACGCGCTCCTGTTCACCCTTGGCCCCGCGATCGTCGTCATTCCTGTATTTTTATCCTACATTGTCGTTCCCTTCGGTCAAAATCTCGCGATTACCGACCTGAATACGGGGATTTTCCTGTGGATTGCCCTCTCGAGCGTCGTCCCGATTGGCTTGCTGATGTCCGGCTACGCTTCTAACAATAAATACTCGCTACTGGGCGGTTTGCGGGCGGCGGCGCAATCAATTAGCTACGAAATTCCCCTGGCGCTTTCGGTACTCGCGATCGCGATGATGTCTAATAGTCTCAGCACCATCGATATCGTCCAACAACAATCCGGTTACGGCATCCTCGGTTGGAACATCTGGCGGCAACCCATCGGCTTCCTGATTTTCTGGATTGCTGCCCTCGCCGAATGCGAACGCTTGCCCTTCGACCTCCCCGAAGCCGAAGAAGAACTCGTCGCTGGCTACCAAACCGAATATGCAGGCATGAAATTCGGCCTCTTCTACGTCGGTTCTTACGTCAACCTCACCCTTTCTGCCCTGATTTTTGCCGTCTTGTACCTGGGGGGCTGGGAATTCATCGTTCCCCTCGACAAAATAGCCGGTTGGGTCGGCATCAGCGAAACCAATCCCTTCCTGCAAATTGCCACGGCGACCTTGGGAATTAGCATGACGCTTCTGAAGGCCTACTTCCTCATCTTCATCGCTATTCTCCTGCGCTGGACAGTGCCTCGCGTTCGCATCGACCAACTCTTAAATTTAGGCTGGAAGTTCTTACTGCCGGTTTCTTTAGTCAACTTGCTACTCACCGCAGCCCTGAAGTTAACCTTACCCTTTGCTTTTGGCGGTTAA
- the truB gene encoding tRNA pseudouridine(55) synthase TruB: MSELFFGFLNLNKPAGLTSHDCVARVRRILKMKKVGHGGTLDPAATGVLPIALGKATRLLQFLPEPKAYRARIRFGICTATDDLEGEVLEARPVPDLTLAQVEAVIPQFIGRIVQIPPAYSAIQRDGKRLYELARAGEVVEVPSREVEVSGIEVLDWVPGEFPELEMAISCGGGTYIRAIARDLGTVLGTGATLAVLVRTLSCGLRLEDSMSLEMLEAQQQQQAFRAIAPGSILEHLTEITLSEEEIFCWQRGQRISCQQMLDSDETLFRVRAEEGGFLGIGEREISDGVPVLHPKIVLL, translated from the coding sequence ATGTCCGAGCTATTCTTCGGTTTTCTCAATTTAAATAAACCCGCCGGTTTAACTTCTCACGATTGCGTGGCGCGGGTACGGCGCATTCTCAAGATGAAAAAGGTGGGACACGGCGGCACGCTAGATCCGGCGGCGACGGGAGTTTTACCGATCGCGCTGGGAAAGGCCACCCGCTTGTTACAATTTTTACCCGAGCCAAAGGCTTATCGCGCTCGGATTCGCTTTGGGATTTGCACGGCGACGGATGATTTGGAGGGGGAAGTTCTCGAAGCGCGTCCGGTTCCCGATTTGACGCTGGCGCAAGTTGAAGCGGTTATCCCGCAATTTATCGGGCGTATCGTCCAAATTCCACCCGCTTACAGCGCGATTCAGCGCGATGGCAAGCGCTTGTATGAGTTGGCGCGCGCGGGGGAAGTGGTGGAGGTTCCTTCTCGCGAGGTGGAGGTAAGCGGGATTGAGGTGCTGGATTGGGTTCCGGGGGAGTTTCCGGAGTTGGAGATGGCGATTTCCTGCGGCGGTGGAACGTATATTCGCGCTATTGCACGGGATTTAGGTACGGTTTTGGGAACGGGCGCGACGCTGGCGGTTTTAGTGCGTACCCTCAGTTGTGGGTTAAGGTTAGAGGATAGTATGAGCTTGGAAATGTTGGAAGCGCAACAGCAACAACAAGCGTTTCGCGCGATCGCGCCCGGATCGATACTCGAACATTTGACCGAAATTACGTTATCAGAAGAAGAAATTTTTTGTTGGCAGCGAGGACAGCGAATTTCCTGTCAGCAAATGCTCGATTCGGATGAAACTTTATTTAGAGTGCGTGCAGAAGAAGGTGGATTTCTCGGCATTGGCGAGCGCGAGATAAGCGACGGAGTTCCCGTTCTTCATCCTAAAATTGTCCTACTTTAA
- a CDS encoding ADP-ribosylglycohydrolase family protein, producing the protein MLLEVAIGDAYGAGFEFAEPDFVSVENDLQRYRQHPCHKLKPGSYTDDTQMSLAIAELLISHQLWTRENLADKFVEVFRRDPREGYAGKFYQFLLEVRDGTEFLANIQGNSDRSGAAMRATPIGILPSIEKVIEAATIQAAITHNSNDGINAAVAAALMVHYFIYRLGAKAQLGDFIEQWVPGYNWGEKWEGKVTTLGWHCVKAAITAVMQNDSLSKVLRDSIAFTGDVDTVAAIALGTAACSEEITTDLPSTLIDTLENGHHGKDYILNLDWQLMSLI; encoded by the coding sequence GTGTTACTTGAAGTGGCAATTGGCGATGCTTATGGGGCGGGTTTTGAATTTGCAGAACCCGATTTTGTTAGCGTTGAAAACGACCTACAACGATACCGCCAGCATCCTTGCCATAAGCTTAAACCCGGATCTTATACCGACGATACACAAATGAGTTTGGCGATCGCGGAACTTTTAATCTCCCATCAACTTTGGACGCGCGAGAACCTCGCCGATAAATTTGTTGAAGTGTTCCGTCGCGATCCTCGCGAGGGATATGCCGGTAAATTCTACCAATTCTTGCTCGAAGTGCGAGATGGGACTGAATTTTTAGCCAATATTCAAGGAAATAGCGATCGCAGCGGCGCGGCAATGCGAGCAACTCCCATCGGTATTCTTCCCAGCATCGAAAAAGTTATCGAAGCAGCGACTATACAAGCGGCTATTACTCACAATAGCAACGATGGAATTAATGCTGCGGTGGCTGCTGCGTTAATGGTTCATTATTTTATCTATCGTTTAGGCGCAAAAGCCCAACTCGGAGATTTTATCGAACAATGGGTTCCGGGATATAACTGGGGAGAAAAATGGGAAGGAAAGGTGACAACATTAGGCTGGCATTGCGTAAAAGCAGCAATTACAGCAGTAATGCAAAATGATAGTCTGAGCAAAGTTTTGCGCGATAGTATTGCGTTTACCGGCGATGTCGATACGGTTGCCGCGATCGCGCTGGGAACAGCCGCTTGTAGCGAAGAAATTACGACTGATTTACCTTCAACTTTAATCGATACCTTAGAAAATGGTCATCATGGCAAGGATTATATTCTCAACCTTGATTGGCAGTTAATGAGTTTGATTTGA
- a CDS encoding biopolymer transporter, with protein sequence MLNFALSRFRTKERSRLPHRRLQWLNWGIFMLFAIGCSSCGGLFIVPQIPAGGLNSNAPEESPAYSSDGRYLAFASDRSGQRDIYLFDLQQRTLVPLPNLNRRDSWQDQPSLSADGRYIAYVSNERGKTDIFVYDRESARSQLLTANVRGTVANPTISGDGRNVAFQTTQMGQWNIAIVARNS encoded by the coding sequence TTGCTGAATTTTGCCCTCTCTCGCTTCCGAACAAAAGAGCGATCGCGCCTTCCCCATCGCCGACTGCAATGGCTGAATTGGGGAATATTCATGCTATTCGCGATCGGTTGTAGCAGTTGCGGGGGATTATTTATCGTTCCGCAAATTCCCGCAGGCGGACTCAATAGTAACGCGCCCGAAGAATCGCCCGCTTACAGCAGCGACGGGCGTTACCTCGCCTTTGCTTCCGATCGCAGCGGACAGCGAGATATCTACCTATTCGACCTGCAACAACGCACCCTCGTTCCGCTTCCTAACCTGAATCGGCGCGACTCCTGGCAAGACCAACCGTCGCTGAGTGCAGACGGGCGTTATATTGCTTACGTTTCCAACGAACGGGGGAAAACGGATATTTTCGTTTACGACCGAGAAAGCGCGCGATCGCAACTTCTAACAGCTAACGTGCGCGGTACGGTAGCGAATCCAACCATTTCTGGGGACGGGCGCAACGTCGCCTTTCAAACGACGCAGATGGGGCAATGGAATATTGCGATCGTAGCTCGTAATTCGTAA
- a CDS encoding trypsin-like peptidase domain-containing protein, whose translation MRSAIAVFAALSANSLSFVSFTHPFQLQPAFAQDTDEKTNIRVYEIASPAVVSIETDDATGSGSIISPDGLVLTNAHVVEGASVVTVILADSRRFQGDVIGYGDRGADLAMVKLRAASNLPTIRFAPPSSVKVGQRTFAIGNPFGRFQGTFTTGIVSRIDREKGLIQTDAAINPGNSGGPLLNSQGELIGVNTAIYTRNDGGNIGIGFAIATEQVQPFIVAVREGRASTNSQRRQSPVNANGASQTITLNGTPIQGSLTQGDNVLSSDDTFFDIYSFAGKAGQSVDIAMTSTQVDAYLLLVGPDGEEIAQDDDSGGGSNARIVATLPEDGMYAIVANTYESQETGSYQLQARAVGNGGNASAGGATLLREEGILGPGASVLPADGSLYQEYPFSGRAGQSITLALESPDFDTYLLLLAPDGRKIAENDDISDNDSNSLLNVTLPATGQYRVIVNSYDSSGRGRYLLTVR comes from the coding sequence ATGAGGAGCGCAATTGCCGTATTCGCTGCTTTAAGCGCCAATAGTCTTAGTTTTGTTAGCTTTACTCATCCCTTTCAACTTCAACCCGCCTTTGCCCAAGACACCGACGAAAAAACCAATATCCGCGTTTACGAAATCGCCAGCCCCGCCGTCGTTTCCATCGAAACCGACGACGCTACGGGCAGCGGCAGTATTATCAGTCCCGACGGCTTAGTTTTAACCAATGCCCACGTCGTTGAAGGTGCGTCCGTCGTCACCGTCATTCTCGCCGATAGTCGCCGCTTTCAAGGCGATGTTATCGGTTACGGCGATCGCGGTGCAGACTTAGCAATGGTCAAACTGCGCGCTGCGTCAAACTTACCGACGATTCGCTTCGCCCCGCCCAGTTCGGTAAAAGTCGGACAGCGTACTTTTGCGATCGGCAATCCCTTCGGGCGCTTCCAAGGCACTTTTACCACCGGAATTGTCAGCCGCATCGATCGCGAAAAAGGCTTAATCCAAACCGACGCAGCGATTAACCCCGGAAACTCCGGCGGGCCGCTGTTAAACTCCCAAGGCGAGTTAATCGGCGTAAATACAGCCATTTATACCCGCAACGATGGCGGTAATATTGGGATTGGGTTCGCGATCGCCACCGAACAAGTCCAACCCTTCATCGTCGCCGTTCGGGAAGGACGCGCCTCTACCAACAGCCAGCGGCGACAGTCCCCCGTCAACGCCAACGGCGCTTCCCAAACGATTACCCTGAACGGCACTCCAATTCAAGGCAGCCTGACTCAAGGTGATAATGTCTTAAGCAGCGACGATACTTTCTTTGATATTTACTCCTTCGCCGGTAAAGCCGGACAAAGCGTTGATATCGCCATGACGAGTACCCAAGTCGATGCTTACTTACTCCTAGTTGGGCCCGATGGCGAAGAAATCGCGCAGGATGACGATAGCGGTGGCGGGAGTAATGCACGTATTGTTGCCACGCTGCCCGAGGATGGGATGTATGCGATCGTTGCGAATACTTACGAAAGTCAGGAAACGGGAAGTTACCAACTGCAAGCGCGTGCAGTCGGCAATGGGGGGAATGCCAGCGCCGGTGGTGCGACGTTGCTGCGGGAAGAAGGAATTTTAGGGCCGGGTGCGTCGGTTTTGCCCGCCGATGGTAGCTTGTACCAAGAATATCCCTTTTCCGGTCGCGCCGGACAATCCATAACGCTTGCCCTAGAAAGTCCGGATTTCGATACCTATCTTCTCCTCCTAGCGCCGGACGGTCGCAAAATTGCCGAAAACGATGATATTAGCGACAACGATAGCAACTCCTTACTCAATGTGACGCTACCCGCAACGGGACAATATCGCGTTATTGTTAATTCCTACGATAGTTCGGGACGGGGGCGCTATTTATTAACGGTGCGATAA
- a CDS encoding THxN family PEP-CTERM protein yields MKLNSAITNTLSVVAVSTVVGISATPALSADFSISGSSGIWSNVIGGSNITLNQLVGSENQVRWGTPVNNENSGLGFTGVGASSFNIGQLFKVGDLRHFNNPTTGTAVTGVDLGVTLNFTNPGGLSKIFNFTFGVNETPNSASQCPGDAVPCDDIISFPNVLPSEAFEYLGNQYTLELVKFADAIDAAGTNEFISQEGGTNSTSLFARMTKVVPPKDVPEPASVMSLLALGALGAGYGTRRKSKVRD; encoded by the coding sequence ATGAAACTCAACTCTGCAATTACAAACACTTTATCAGTCGTCGCAGTTAGTACCGTTGTCGGTATCTCTGCAACACCAGCTTTAAGTGCGGATTTCAGTATTAGCGGTTCTTCGGGAATTTGGAGCAATGTTATTGGTGGCTCGAATATTACGCTCAACCAATTAGTCGGCAGTGAAAACCAAGTTCGCTGGGGAACGCCCGTCAATAATGAAAACAGCGGACTGGGATTTACTGGAGTAGGAGCGAGCAGTTTTAATATCGGTCAACTTTTTAAAGTTGGAGATTTGCGTCATTTCAACAATCCAACCACGGGTACGGCAGTCACTGGTGTCGATCTCGGTGTTACTTTAAATTTCACAAATCCCGGCGGATTGAGTAAAATCTTTAACTTCACCTTTGGGGTTAACGAAACGCCTAATAGTGCCTCTCAATGTCCTGGGGATGCGGTTCCTTGTGACGATATTATTAGCTTCCCGAACGTTCTGCCTTCAGAAGCGTTTGAATATTTAGGGAATCAATATACGTTAGAGTTGGTTAAGTTTGCAGACGCGATCGACGCAGCGGGAACGAATGAATTTATTTCCCAAGAAGGCGGCACGAACTCAACTTCGCTGTTCGCTCGCATGACGAAAGTTGTTCCTCCTAAAGACGTTCCCGAACCGGCTTCTGTTATGAGTTTGTTGGCGTTGGGTGCTTTGGGGGCGGGCTACGGAACGCGCCGCAAGTCAAAGGTCAGGGATTAA
- a CDS encoding PBP1A family penicillin-binding protein: MSNKPPKTQVSQVFTQAVQTIQAKLNSALALKPGARVPELWVQQADASKAEIFPLVGDYYKLGRSSKNNDIVVRNPVVSQTHLALKRDLKNQKHFILYDENSTNGVYIGRRKIQTLELRHGDILTLGPPELAAGVRLQFHNPPPVLVQGLRYGLYGIGGLTGLVLVAIGLEWTKFSVNPLPIGVQGPVAVYARDGETPLRALRNESHRELKTLRNFSPFLPKAVMASEDSRFYWHFGVDPWGTLRAIVTNVRAGGIRQGGSTITQQLARSLYPDFVGRSNTGSRKLREAVVSLKLEAFYSKDELLKNYLNRVYLGVGSYGFEDAARFYFDKSAADLTLSEAATLVAILPAPNTYNPVQNYKTAVQLRDRVISRMVQLGYVSTDEGNRARRSRIEVSPKAREALSNTIAPYYYSHVFTELERLLGESLAREGNFIVETGLDIAKQKQAETALRNGINRDGGGANFSQGAIVTLDGSTGEVLAMVGGKSYAESQFNRAVQAQRQPGSTFKAFDYAAALEQGISPGKTYSCAPLRPYRGCERSSGSIDMYRGFAQSENVVAIRVAQDAGLENVIQVAQKLGIRSKLRNTLGLAIGESEVNPLEITGSYAAIANNGVWNRPHTIKRILDSGDCSDPKNPQSCRAIYTFEQDAESNRQAISPGTANTMTTLMRGVVQGGTGSRAAIGVDAVGKTGTTDKGVDLWFIGFVPSQDLVTGVWLGNDDNTATNGSSGNAATIWADYMRKITQ; the protein is encoded by the coding sequence ATGAGCAACAAACCGCCTAAAACCCAAGTCAGTCAAGTTTTCACCCAAGCCGTCCAAACCATTCAGGCAAAACTGAACTCGGCTTTAGCCCTCAAACCCGGGGCTAGGGTTCCCGAACTCTGGGTGCAACAAGCGGACGCTTCCAAAGCCGAAATTTTTCCCCTCGTCGGCGACTACTATAAATTGGGTCGCAGTTCCAAAAATAACGACATTGTGGTTCGCAACCCCGTCGTCAGTCAAACCCATCTCGCCCTCAAGCGCGACTTAAAAAATCAAAAGCACTTCATCCTCTACGATGAAAACTCCACCAACGGCGTATATATCGGGCGACGCAAGATTCAAACCCTAGAACTACGCCACGGCGATATCTTAACCCTCGGCCCGCCGGAACTCGCGGCAGGAGTGCGCCTCCAGTTCCACAACCCACCGCCGGTACTGGTTCAAGGGTTGCGCTACGGACTGTACGGCATTGGCGGACTGACGGGACTGGTGCTAGTGGCGATTGGCTTGGAATGGACGAAATTTTCAGTCAATCCCCTCCCCATTGGCGTACAGGGGCCCGTCGCCGTTTACGCGCGCGACGGAGAAACACCCTTGCGCGCCCTTCGCAACGAATCGCACCGGGAACTGAAAACGCTGAGGAATTTTTCGCCTTTTCTACCCAAGGCGGTGATGGCTTCGGAAGATAGTCGTTTTTACTGGCATTTTGGAGTCGATCCTTGGGGGACATTGCGGGCAATTGTCACCAACGTGCGCGCCGGGGGAATTCGTCAGGGGGGCAGTACGATTACGCAGCAGTTGGCGCGCAGTTTGTATCCAGATTTTGTCGGGCGCTCGAATACTGGCAGTCGAAAGCTTCGCGAGGCGGTGGTTTCGCTGAAGTTGGAAGCGTTTTATAGTAAAGACGAACTGCTGAAAAATTATTTAAACCGCGTTTATTTGGGCGTGGGTAGTTATGGGTTTGAGGATGCGGCGCGCTTCTATTTCGATAAGTCGGCGGCGGATTTGACGCTTTCGGAGGCGGCGACGTTAGTGGCAATTTTACCGGCTCCCAATACTTATAACCCCGTGCAGAATTATAAGACGGCGGTGCAGTTGCGCGATCGCGTTATTTCTCGCATGGTACAACTGGGCTATGTTAGCACGGACGAAGGGAACCGGGCGCGGCGATCGCGCATCGAAGTCAGTCCCAAAGCCCGGGAAGCCCTCTCTAATACCATCGCCCCCTACTACTACAGCCACGTTTTCACCGAACTCGAGCGCCTCTTGGGGGAGAGTTTAGCCCGGGAAGGCAATTTCATTGTTGAAACCGGGCTGGATATCGCCAAGCAAAAACAAGCTGAAACCGCCCTGCGTAATGGCATTAACCGAGATGGTGGCGGCGCAAACTTCAGTCAAGGCGCGATTGTCACCCTCGATGGCAGCACGGGGGAAGTTTTAGCAATGGTGGGGGGAAAAAGCTACGCAGAAAGCCAGTTCAACCGCGCCGTACAAGCCCAACGGCAGCCCGGATCGACGTTTAAGGCTTTCGACTACGCCGCCGCCCTCGAGCAGGGGATTTCGCCGGGAAAGACCTATTCCTGCGCCCCTTTGCGTCCGTATCGGGGGTGCGAGCGTAGCAGCGGTAGTATCGATATGTATCGCGGTTTTGCCCAATCGGAAAACGTGGTAGCGATTCGCGTCGCCCAGGATGCGGGGTTGGAGAATGTGATTCAAGTGGCGCAGAAGTTGGGCATTCGTTCTAAGTTGCGCAATACTTTAGGACTGGCGATTGGCGAGAGTGAAGTCAACCCCCTGGAAATTACGGGGTCGTATGCCGCGATCGCAAACAATGGTGTATGGAATCGCCCCCACACAATTAAACGCATTCTCGACAGTGGCGACTGTTCCGATCCGAAAAATCCGCAGTCCTGCCGTGCAATTTATACTTTCGAGCAAGATGCGGAGTCCAATCGTCAAGCCATCTCCCCGGGGACGGCGAATACGATGACGACGTTGATGCGAGGCGTGGTACAGGGGGGAACGGGAAGTCGCGCGGCGATCGGAGTCGATGCGGTGGGGAAGACGGGAACGACGGATAAAGGGGTGGATCTTTGGTTTATCGGTTTCGTTCCGTCTCAGGATCTTGTAACCGGCGTATGGTTGGGTAATGACGATAATACGGCCACTAATGGCAGCAGCGGCAACGCGGCTACCATTTGGGCCGATTATATGCGCAAGATTACGCAGTAG